The following proteins are co-located in the Silene latifolia isolate original U9 population chromosome 1, ASM4854445v1, whole genome shotgun sequence genome:
- the LOC141651627 gene encoding uncharacterized protein LOC141651627, translating to MTAFKTPIGASPYRLVYAKSCHLPVELGHNAWWAICEFNFDSKLCEEERLLQLEEFRLNAYDSARIYKKKIKRWHGKRIILREFQVGEKVLLFNARLRLFPGKLKSRWSGHYTITFISKFGSVELENSAGVRFNVNGHQVKQYYGTNDFIGVVKLLYFDPISEHED from the coding sequence ATGACTGcatttaagacaccgattggtgcatcgcCATATCGTTTGGTTTATGCTAAGTCTTGTCACTTGCCTGTGGAGTTAGGGCATAATGCATGGTGGGCAATTTGTGAATTTAATTTTGATTCTAAACTGTGTGAGGAGGAACGTTTGTTGCAGCTAGAGGAGTTTAGGCTGAATGCCTATGACAGTGCCCGTATCTATAAGAAGAAGATAAAGAGGTGGCATGGCAAGCGAATTATATTGCgcgagtttcaagttggggagaAGGTGCTGCTGTTCAATGCCCGACTCCGCCTATtccctggtaagctgaagtccaggtggagtggccatTACACgataacttttatttccaaatttGGGTCAGTTGAGCTAGAGAACTCCGCGGGAGTAAGGTTTAATGTAAATGGTCACCAAGTAAAGCAATACTATGGGACCAATGACTTTATTGGAGTGGTCAAGTTGTTATACTTCGACCCTATTTCTGAGCATGAGGATTGA